A window of the Actinomycetota bacterium genome harbors these coding sequences:
- a CDS encoding acetyltransferase: MLVLQTSQAGEHEVGPPPLPRLDDPWSIRVARAWGEDLQRVHAWMSAPHVAARWGQAWPMRRWQAELAGQLAGQHSRPCLVALDGEPFAYLEIYRVVRDRLAAHYPARPHDLGVHIAIGDPARCGSGLGSALLRAVADGLLAAAPACSRVVAEPDEKNAAAVRAFGRAGFRAAGHVRLPHKTAALLVRPRDDADGLELLGPDGDDMPGRRGEES; encoded by the coding sequence TTGCTCGTGCTGCAGACGTCGCAAGCGGGGGAGCATGAGGTCGGTCCGCCGCCCCTGCCCCGGCTCGACGACCCGTGGTCGATCCGGGTCGCCCGGGCGTGGGGTGAGGACCTGCAACGTGTCCATGCCTGGATGTCCGCACCGCACGTGGCCGCCCGGTGGGGCCAGGCCTGGCCCATGCGGCGCTGGCAGGCCGAGCTCGCCGGCCAGCTCGCCGGGCAGCACTCGCGGCCCTGCCTTGTGGCGCTGGACGGGGAGCCGTTCGCCTACCTCGAGATCTACCGGGTCGTCCGCGACCGCCTGGCCGCGCACTACCCGGCGCGACCGCACGACCTCGGCGTCCACATCGCCATCGGCGATCCGGCCCGCTGCGGGAGCGGGCTCGGCAGCGCGCTGCTGCGAGCCGTCGCCGACGGGCTGCTGGCGGCCGCTCCCGCATGCAGCCGGGTCGTCGCCGAGCCGGACGAGAAGAACGCCGCCGCGGTCCGCGCCTTCGGCCGCGCCGGGTTCCGCGCCGCCGGACACGTCCGGTTGCCGCACAAGACCGCCGCACTGCTGGTGCGGCCACGCGACGACGCGGACGGGCTCGAGCTGTTGGGCCCCGACGGGGACGACATGCCTGGCAGGCGGGGAGAGGAGAGCTGA
- a CDS encoding ABC transporter ATP-binding protein/permease, whose product MQARPGPTGPSSRAGRDNAKGSPRAGAGSEAAQKITIGRPHEQGCSVSSTSTSGRAVLRSALRGQGRQLASSSAFFAGHQGSEALVPVLIGVVIDRAVADNDVSQLLVWLGVLGVVFVVLSTSWRLGVRRAQHSALRAGQQLRLDLATRVVDACGGAATGRLPGDLVNVATADATRVGTVCFGLPPAVSALTGLVVAAAALLVMSIPLGMLVLLGTPPLLSLLGLLSRPLERRSSAEQEEAGQASGLAADLVAGIRVLKGVGAEVAARDRYRDVSRLSLAATLRAARAQAWYKGAVLAANGLFLALVALVGGRLAVQGGITVGELVAAVGLAQYLIGPLKVFGWFSERLAQGRASADRIAAVLSAPPAVTAGTGTLPDPIRGEVRLRGVREGTLAGLDLTVRPGELLGVVAEPGDAASLLRCLSRDTDPVAGRVELDGLPLTDLDTADVRSAILVVTHHATLFEDSLADNVRAAAPAGADVDAAMRAAQAHEVARALPNGAASMVSEAGRSLSGGQRQRVVLARALAADPPVLVLHDPTTAIDAVTEARIADGIRALRRGRTTIVVTTSPTLLSSTDRVVTLEHGVATAEGAHAHLLGTLEPYRRTVLA is encoded by the coding sequence ATGCAAGCTAGGCCGGGGCCGACTGGCCCGTCAAGCAGAGCGGGGCGCGACAACGCCAAGGGATCGCCGCGCGCGGGCGCAGGGAGCGAAGCAGCACAGAAGATCACCATCGGTCGGCCACACGAACAAGGATGCTCTGTGAGCAGCACATCGACCTCTGGCCGGGCTGTGCTGCGATCCGCCCTCCGCGGACAGGGCAGGCAACTGGCCTCGTCCTCGGCCTTCTTCGCCGGGCACCAGGGCAGTGAGGCCCTCGTCCCCGTCCTGATCGGCGTCGTCATCGACCGCGCCGTCGCCGACAACGACGTGTCGCAGCTGCTGGTGTGGCTCGGGGTCCTCGGGGTGGTGTTCGTCGTGCTGTCGACGAGCTGGCGCTTGGGGGTTCGACGGGCCCAGCACTCGGCACTGCGAGCGGGCCAGCAGCTGCGACTCGACCTGGCTACCCGCGTGGTGGATGCGTGCGGCGGGGCCGCGACCGGTCGGCTGCCCGGTGACCTTGTCAATGTTGCCACCGCCGACGCCACCCGGGTGGGGACGGTCTGCTTCGGACTGCCCCCGGCCGTCAGCGCGCTCACCGGGCTTGTGGTCGCCGCCGCCGCACTGCTGGTGATGTCGATCCCTTTGGGGATGCTGGTGCTGCTCGGCACCCCCCCGCTGCTCTCCCTGCTGGGGCTGCTGAGCCGCCCGCTCGAGCGCCGCTCCAGCGCCGAGCAGGAGGAGGCCGGGCAGGCCTCGGGCCTCGCCGCCGACCTGGTCGCCGGCATCCGCGTGCTCAAAGGCGTCGGCGCCGAAGTGGCGGCGCGCGACCGCTACCGCGACGTCAGCCGATTGTCGTTGGCCGCGACGCTTCGCGCCGCCCGCGCGCAGGCCTGGTACAAGGGAGCAGTCCTGGCCGCGAACGGGCTGTTCCTCGCCCTGGTCGCGCTAGTCGGCGGCCGGCTGGCCGTTCAGGGTGGGATCACCGTCGGTGAGCTGGTGGCCGCCGTCGGCCTGGCCCAGTACCTCATCGGCCCGCTGAAGGTGTTCGGCTGGTTCAGCGAGCGGCTGGCACAGGGTCGCGCCTCCGCCGACCGCATCGCCGCGGTGCTCTCCGCACCGCCCGCTGTCACCGCCGGCACGGGCACGCTGCCCGATCCGATCCGTGGCGAGGTCCGGCTGCGCGGCGTGCGGGAGGGGACCCTCGCCGGACTGGATCTGACCGTGCGCCCCGGGGAGCTGCTCGGGGTCGTCGCCGAGCCGGGCGACGCCGCATCGCTGCTGCGTTGCCTCAGCCGCGACACCGACCCAGTGGCCGGTCGCGTGGAGCTCGACGGCCTGCCGCTCACCGACCTCGATACCGCTGACGTCCGGTCGGCGATCCTCGTCGTGACCCACCATGCCACGCTGTTCGAGGACAGCCTGGCCGACAACGTCCGCGCAGCCGCCCCTGCCGGCGCGGACGTCGATGCGGCGATGCGGGCGGCGCAAGCACACGAGGTGGCGCGCGCGCTGCCCAACGGCGCGGCGTCGATGGTCAGCGAGGCGGGCCGATCCCTGTCGGGCGGGCAGCGCCAGCGGGTCGTGCTCGCGCGCGCTCTCGCCGCAGACCCGCCCGTCCTGGTCCTGCACGACCCGACCACCGCCATCGACGCGGTGACCGAGGCACGGATCGCCGACGGGATCCGCGCACTGCGCCGAGGTCGGACCACGATCGTGGTCACGACCAGCCCGACGCTGCTCTCCTCGACCGACCGGGTCGTCACGCTCGAGCATGGCGTCGCCACGGCCGAGGGTGCTCACGCCCACCTGTTGGGCACCCTCGAACCGTACCGGCGGACCGTGCTGGCATGA
- a CDS encoding ABC transporter ATP-binding protein/permease yields the protein MTARSLLPTATPSRTRAGLRQLIRPHRLLAVGALAALAASAAVSLLAAPLLGHIVDLVVQDRPATAISVPVLMLAVVGIAQGLLAVVGITWISRLGEGLLAELRERFVERALALPLEQIELAGSGDLTSRVTEDVSVIGEAVRDALPEFTRSVLLIGLTLVALGALDWRFAVAALLATPVQVVTARWYLRRSTPVYRTQREAIGAQRQQLLSTLGGAETVRALGVGTDHVRRVRNRTEHTVATSMRVVGLHTRFFGQLNAAEYIGLSAVLLTGFLLVRADAVTLGMASAAALYFVNLFDPINQALFLLDKVQAATASLSRLIGVVELAPAPQPEHGCHPNDSSIKTAGLGHAYEQGHDVLADVELDIPAGAQVALVGVSGAGKSTLAKLIAGIHRPTRGSVLVGGIDLDNLGDGRSRQTVMLITQEVHVFAGPLSADLRLVRPCAIDDELRDALSRVDALTWVEALPDGIDTVVGSGGHELTVVQAQQIALARLVLADPPVAILDEATAEAGSAGARILEGVALRALEGRTGLLVAHRLTQAAGADLVVVLEDGRIVEQGTHHELVEAGGCYAQLWTAWSVDRHQP from the coding sequence ATGACCGCGCGCAGTCTGCTCCCCACCGCAACACCCAGCCGAACCCGCGCCGGGCTACGACAGCTGATACGCCCGCATCGGCTGCTCGCGGTCGGCGCGCTTGCTGCCCTTGCCGCCTCCGCAGCGGTGAGCCTGTTGGCGGCTCCCCTGCTCGGCCACATCGTGGACCTCGTGGTGCAGGACCGCCCGGCCACCGCGATCAGCGTTCCGGTGCTGATGCTCGCCGTGGTGGGCATCGCTCAGGGACTGCTGGCGGTTGTTGGCATCACGTGGATCTCTCGGCTTGGCGAGGGCCTGCTGGCCGAGCTGCGGGAACGCTTCGTCGAGCGGGCTCTCGCGCTGCCGCTGGAGCAGATCGAGCTGGCCGGTAGCGGCGACCTGACCTCGCGCGTCACCGAGGACGTCAGCGTGATCGGCGAGGCGGTGCGCGACGCCCTACCCGAGTTCACGCGGTCCGTGCTGCTCATCGGCCTGACCCTGGTGGCCCTGGGCGCGCTGGACTGGCGGTTCGCTGTGGCCGCGCTCCTCGCCACCCCGGTGCAGGTCGTGACGGCACGCTGGTACCTGCGTCGATCCACGCCGGTCTACCGCACCCAGCGAGAGGCCATCGGCGCACAGCGCCAGCAGCTCCTCAGCACCCTCGGTGGCGCGGAGACGGTGCGCGCACTCGGTGTCGGGACGGACCACGTCCGCCGCGTGCGCAACCGGACCGAGCACACCGTCGCGACGTCGATGCGCGTGGTCGGTCTCCACACCCGTTTCTTCGGCCAGCTCAACGCCGCCGAGTACATCGGGCTGAGCGCGGTCCTCCTCACGGGGTTTCTGCTCGTCCGCGCCGACGCGGTCACGCTCGGGATGGCCAGCGCGGCCGCACTGTACTTCGTGAACCTGTTCGACCCGATCAACCAGGCGCTGTTCCTACTGGACAAAGTGCAGGCGGCAACGGCCAGCCTTTCCCGGTTGATCGGGGTCGTGGAGCTGGCGCCCGCACCCCAGCCCGAACACGGCTGCCACCCCAACGATTCGTCGATCAAGACGGCCGGGCTCGGCCACGCCTACGAGCAAGGCCACGACGTCCTCGCCGACGTCGAGCTGGACATACCGGCAGGCGCGCAGGTCGCCCTGGTGGGGGTGAGCGGCGCCGGAAAGTCCACCCTGGCCAAACTGATCGCCGGCATCCACCGACCCACCCGCGGATCGGTGCTCGTTGGCGGGATCGACCTCGACAACCTCGGCGACGGACGCAGCCGGCAGACCGTCATGCTCATCACCCAAGAGGTGCACGTCTTCGCCGGGCCGCTGTCCGCGGACCTGCGCTTGGTCCGCCCGTGCGCGATCGACGACGAGCTGCGGGACGCGCTGAGCCGGGTCGACGCGTTGACCTGGGTGGAGGCACTGCCCGACGGCATCGACACGGTGGTCGGCTCGGGGGGTCACGAACTTACCGTGGTCCAGGCCCAGCAGATCGCGCTCGCCCGGTTGGTACTGGCCGACCCTCCGGTCGCGATCCTAGACGAGGCGACCGCCGAGGCGGGCAGTGCCGGGGCCCGGATCCTGGAGGGTGTCGCGCTGCGCGCGCTAGAGGGCCGCACGGGTCTGCTCGTGGCCCACCGGCTGACCCAGGCGGCGGGTGCCGACCTCGTGGTCGTGCTGGAGGACGGTCGGATCGTCGAACAGGGCACCCACCACGAGCTCGTGGAGGCCGGAGGCTGCTACGCCCAGCTGTGGACGGCGTGGTCGGTCGACCGCCACCAACCTTGA
- a CDS encoding iron-siderophore ABC transporter substrate-binding protein — MPLAADVGTGGALTTWTRLAALLAALLTLTACGGDGDTDATTATGTGTSTGSDRETAAETDFPVTIQHKFGETTIESEPQRVVSVGFNDQDPLLALGITPVAVREWFGGKPHATWVWAQDELGDAEPTVLPVGELDFEQVAALQPDLIVGIYSGMTQEQYGLLSQIAPTVAQSDDYVDFGVPWQEQTRIIGRAVGREDRAEELISALESRFEAVREQHAAFQDATGMVGFLGGGDADYHVYGRQDLRSRFMTALGFEIPEEVARFVGDEFSAPISRERLSLTDVDVMVWVVNDTEGREQLADEPLYQRLDVVKEGRDLFLEPDGQLAGALSFSTVLSLPFLLDELVPQLAAAVDGNPRTEVTTEREPSPSPGRS, encoded by the coding sequence GTGCCTCTTGCTGCAGACGTCGGAACCGGAGGTGCATTGACGACCTGGACGAGACTGGCCGCCCTGCTCGCCGCTCTGCTCACGCTGACCGCCTGCGGCGGAGACGGCGACACCGACGCCACCACCGCAACGGGCACCGGTACCTCCACCGGGAGCGACCGGGAGACGGCCGCCGAGACGGACTTCCCGGTCACCATCCAGCACAAATTCGGGGAGACGACCATCGAATCCGAGCCCCAACGGGTGGTGTCGGTCGGCTTCAATGACCAGGACCCGCTGCTGGCGCTGGGGATCACCCCCGTGGCCGTCCGCGAGTGGTTCGGTGGCAAGCCCCACGCCACCTGGGTGTGGGCGCAGGACGAATTGGGCGACGCCGAGCCGACGGTCCTGCCCGTGGGAGAGCTCGACTTCGAGCAGGTCGCGGCCCTGCAACCTGACCTGATCGTCGGCATCTATTCGGGGATGACCCAGGAGCAGTACGGCCTGCTGTCGCAGATCGCTCCCACAGTGGCCCAGTCCGACGACTACGTCGACTTCGGCGTCCCCTGGCAGGAGCAGACCCGGATCATCGGTCGCGCTGTGGGCCGGGAGGACCGCGCCGAGGAGCTGATCAGCGCGCTGGAGTCGCGTTTCGAGGCTGTGCGTGAGCAGCATGCCGCGTTTCAGGATGCGACCGGGATGGTCGGATTCCTCGGGGGTGGCGATGCCGACTACCACGTCTACGGTCGGCAGGACCTCCGCTCGCGCTTCATGACCGCCCTGGGCTTCGAGATCCCCGAAGAGGTCGCACGGTTCGTCGGCGACGAGTTCTCCGCACCGATCAGCCGCGAACGGCTGAGCCTGACCGACGTCGACGTCATGGTCTGGGTCGTCAACGACACCGAGGGCCGTGAGCAGCTCGCGGACGAGCCGCTCTACCAGCGCCTCGATGTTGTCAAGGAAGGCCGCGACCTGTTCCTGGAACCCGACGGACAGCTCGCCGGGGCGCTGTCGTTCAGCACGGTGCTGAGCCTGCCCTTCCTGCTCGACGAGCTGGTGCCCCAGCTGGCGGCCGCCGTCGACGGCAACCCCCGCACAGAAGTGACGACGGAACGTGAGCCTTCGCCGTCCCCGGGTCGCTCGTGA
- a CDS encoding CopD family protein — protein sequence MPDGEVLMRFHVWRLALVVTAVAGVLAALAAPAAAHAVLTQTSPVDGSVLDEAPAEVTLRFNEPVSVPPRGIRLYDESAEQVSVGSDTASAPDEIVVPVDGELADGVYILTWRVVSADGHLVRGAFLFAAGVDTAVDEGTFAAIFSDASANRWTLAGAVVRTVAFLARLLAAGGTFFLATVWRRPAEGRQAVASDGELAAAVDRRLRRFGVWAAAGAAAATIALLAVQVGSLAGTGLAGMFDREVLVEVTASPFGIGMVVRTAALVALATLLSRWPDRTLYAAVAGAVAVASFVLVGHSAVTQPRWFAGLADVTHVAAAAVWFGGLVALGAVLWWQRREADASVSAAAVSRYSQVAAGALAAVAVSGGGLAWLEVRALRALLTTPYGQVLVAKLALVALIMAVAAYNRYRLVPAVRDVERLGAGRRLLRRTVAVEAGLMVAVIAVTSVLVSLQPAREAAGVGGVFTTDVTVADHTLNVTVDPNRAGTNEIHLYLLDQTGRPVDAQDVTLRFAMPEQDIGPLEREPAVAGPGHWLHTGPELQIAGTWQIEAVVTMSRFERETATVTFTVNP from the coding sequence TTGCCTGACGGTGAGGTGCTCATGCGGTTCCACGTGTGGCGTCTCGCGCTGGTCGTGACGGCGGTCGCGGGCGTGCTGGCGGCTCTGGCCGCACCGGCAGCAGCGCACGCCGTCCTGACGCAGACCTCACCCGTCGACGGCAGTGTGCTCGACGAGGCCCCTGCCGAGGTGACGTTGCGGTTCAACGAACCGGTGAGCGTGCCCCCACGGGGCATCCGCCTCTACGACGAGTCCGCTGAACAGGTGTCTGTGGGCTCCGACACCGCGTCCGCCCCCGACGAGATCGTCGTGCCGGTGGACGGCGAACTCGCTGACGGCGTCTACATCCTGACGTGGCGGGTGGTGTCCGCTGACGGTCATCTGGTGCGTGGGGCGTTCCTGTTCGCCGCCGGGGTCGACACGGCGGTGGACGAGGGCACGTTCGCGGCGATCTTTTCCGACGCGTCCGCCAACCGCTGGACGCTGGCCGGCGCGGTGGTACGCACGGTGGCGTTCCTCGCCAGGCTCCTGGCTGCTGGCGGCACGTTCTTCCTCGCGACGGTCTGGCGCCGACCGGCCGAGGGACGGCAGGCGGTGGCCTCGGATGGTGAGCTCGCCGCGGCGGTCGACCGTCGCCTGCGGCGCTTCGGCGTGTGGGCCGCGGCTGGCGCCGCCGCCGCCACGATCGCCCTCCTCGCGGTCCAGGTGGGCAGCCTCGCCGGCACCGGACTGGCCGGCATGTTCGACCGGGAGGTCCTGGTGGAGGTGACCGCCAGCCCCTTCGGGATCGGGATGGTGGTGCGCACCGCCGCTCTCGTCGCGCTCGCCACGCTGTTGAGCCGGTGGCCCGACCGCACCTTGTACGCGGCTGTGGCGGGGGCGGTCGCGGTCGCGTCGTTCGTGCTCGTGGGGCACTCCGCCGTCACCCAGCCACGCTGGTTCGCCGGCCTGGCCGACGTGACCCACGTCGCAGCGGCCGCGGTGTGGTTCGGAGGGTTGGTGGCGCTGGGCGCGGTGCTGTGGTGGCAACGCCGTGAGGCGGACGCGTCGGTGTCGGCGGCCGCGGTGAGCCGCTACTCGCAGGTCGCCGCCGGTGCGCTCGCGGCGGTCGCCGTCTCGGGCGGGGGGTTGGCGTGGCTGGAGGTGCGTGCCCTGCGGGCGTTGCTGACCACGCCCTACGGGCAGGTGCTGGTCGCCAAGCTCGCCCTCGTCGCGTTGATCATGGCTGTCGCGGCTTACAACCGTTACCGGCTGGTCCCCGCGGTGCGGGACGTGGAGCGGCTTGGTGCTGGGCGCCGTCTGCTGCGCCGTACCGTCGCGGTCGAGGCCGGGCTCATGGTCGCGGTGATCGCGGTCACCTCCGTGCTCGTCTCGCTGCAGCCGGCACGTGAAGCGGCCGGCGTCGGCGGGGTGTTCACCACCGACGTGACCGTGGCCGACCACACGCTGAACGTCACCGTGGACCCCAACCGTGCCGGCACGAACGAGATCCACCTGTATCTGCTCGATCAGACCGGACGACCGGTGGACGCCCAGGACGTGACCTTGCGGTTCGCCATGCCCGAGCAGGACATCGGGCCGCTCGAACGCGAACCGGCCGTCGCCGGTCCCGGCCATTGGCTGCACACCGGTCCTGAGCTGCAGATCGCCGGCACCTGGCAGATCGAGGCCGTCGTGACCATGTCCCGTTTCGAGCGGGAGACCGCCACCGTCACCTTCACCGTCAATCCCTGA